Proteins encoded within one genomic window of Hermetia illucens chromosome 2, iHerIll2.2.curated.20191125, whole genome shotgun sequence:
- the LOC119649068 gene encoding uncharacterized protein LOC119649068 translates to MVLASSLCSSVMCILIPSVFNSKTSTIPNVQRPPLEFNKNDQPISTAASVATPVEVLLKQLAATSQKVNALPNGAALDNISAILQQRPSWFVGSSQPSIKIFGAGTESRFPPFLEFLVQRIQSFFSVYRYQDTSRPGPGSYIQDVEFIEPTKVTVNEATFPKEGGDGAIFSENAGATINDDYDDIFENGTGVISIGSEP, encoded by the coding sequence ATGGTTCTGGCTTCAAGTTTATGTTCGTCAGTAATGTGCATTCTCATCCCGTCAGTTTTCAATTCCAAAACATCAACAATACCAAATGTTCAGAGACCTCCGCTagaattcaataaaaacgaTCAACCTATCAGTACTGCCGCTAGCGTTGCAACGCCGGTGGAGGTTCTCCTAAAACAACTTGCTGCCACCAGCCAGAAAGTTAACGCTTTGCCTAATGGCGCCGCTTTAGATAATATCAGCGCTATATTGCAGCAGAGGCCGTCATGGTTTGTCGGATCAAGTCAACCATCAATTAAAATCTTTGGAGCAGGAACTGAATCAAGATTTCCGCCATTCTTGGAGTTCTTGGTGCAGCGCATTCAGTCGTTTTTCTCCGTTTATAGATATCAGGACACAAGCCGTCCCGGACCTGGTTCGTATATTCAAGATGTGGAATTTATTGAACCAACAAAAGTGACTGTGAATGAAGCGACATTCCCAAAGGAAGGTGGAGATGGTGCTATATTCTCAGAAAATGCTGGAGCAACTATTAATGATGATTACGATGACATATTTGAAAACGGTACTGGTGTTATTTCAATAGGTTCCGAACCTTAG
- the LOC119649456 gene encoding uncharacterized protein LOC119649456 isoform X2 gives MKILVLTAFLMVVPSIYGENIFLDNLKPEEAQKYLAAHDLTLKYAPKIGEDPLPATRSHNGDFIYRGRKISNPSDYVEDTYLANQFHGQDGLGRALFGYSDWNQGRVEAINGNGHVRGTYKYVDPYGKDFVANYWSDGLGFHHEDNRPKVVLEPVTDTPAVQHARAEHFRKWHEAAEQARASPDPNSDYYNRDANRYPNLSNQKPIVPDRDYNPASSQDSVTISRDDGKYNRKYDAEPTGPPHGFYYNFDYPVYLLRRAKGGNGDQYEYGGDYGYDSSQFKSQYNSQQSQQQGQFANQGGASQFKQGQFGSQGLGGQGQFSAQGQFGAQGQFGQGQGQFGSQSQYSQFSSQGVKKFDNFFDNNHANYKRTVEEQVASPALKASADLTEARVDAVHDAQVHPKQRAALDAEKVEGH, from the exons GTTGTACCATCAATttatggcgagaatattttctTGGACAATCTCAAGCCAGAAGAAGCCCAGAAATACCTTGCAGCTCATGACTTAACATTGAAATACGCACCGAAAATAGGAGAAGATCCATTGCCTGCGACCCGCTCTCACAACGGTGATTTTATCTACAGGGGTCGGAAAATTTCTAATCCAAGTGATTACGTTGAAGACACATATTTGGCCAATCAATTCCATGGTCAGGATGGTCTTGGCCGCGCTTTGTTCGGCTACTCTGACTGGAATCAAGGTCGCGTTGAAGCCATCAACGGAAATGGACATGTACGAGGAACTTACAAGTACGTCGACCCATATGGCAAGGACTTCGTTGCTAACTACTGGTCTGATGGTTTGGGCTTCCACCACGAAGATAACCGCCCGAAGGTAGTCTTGGAACCGGTCACCGATACTCCAGCTGTACAACATGCTCGTGCTGAACACTTCCGTAAGTGGCACGAGGCTGCCGAACAGGCCAGAGCCAGTCCCGATCCAAACAGTGACTACTATAACCGTGACGCCAATCG GTACCCCAACCTTTCCAACCAAAAACCCATTGTTCCAGACCGTGATTATAACCCCGCCTCATCCCAAGATTCCGTCACAATCAGCCGCGATGATGGCAAATACAACCGTAAATACGATGCcgaaccaactggtcctccacatGGTTTCTACTATAATTTCGATTACCCCGTCTATCTCCTTCGTAGAGCAAAGGGTGGAAATGGAGATCAATATGAATATGGTGGTGATTATGGTTATGACAGTTCTCAGTTCAAGAGTCAATATAATAGCCAACAAAGCCAACAACAAGGTCAGTTTGCTAATCAAGGCGGAGCAAGCCAATTCAAACAAGGACAATTTGGCAGTCAAGGACTCGGTGGTCAAGGCCAGTTCAGTGCTCAAGGCCAATTTGGTGCTCAAGGCCAATTCGGTCAAGGTCAAGGACAATTCGGTAGTCAAAGCCAATACAGTCAATTTTCTAGCCAAGGAGTGAAGAAGTTCGACAACTTCTTCGACAATAACCATGCCAATTATAAGAGAACTGTTGAAGAACAAGTAGCGAGTCCTGCCTTGAAAGCTTCGGCCGATCTGACTGAAGCGCGTGTTGATGCCGTTCATGATGCCCAAGTGCATCCCAAACAAAGAGCCGCCCTTGATGCCGAAAAAGTGGAAGGACATTAA
- the LOC119649456 gene encoding uncharacterized protein LOC119649456 isoform X1, translated as MKILVLTAFLMVVPSIYGENIFLDNLKPEEAQKYLAAHDLTLKYAPKIGEDPLPATRSHNGDFIYRGRKISNPSDYVEDTYLANQFHGQDGLGRALFGYSDWNQGRVEAINGNGHVRGTYKYVDPYGKDFVANYWSDGLGFHHEDNRPKVVLEPVTDTPAVQHARAEHFRKWHEAAEQARASPDPNSDYYNRDANRYDEDQDKIDQALEIIGSTSNQHQALTRYPNLSNQKPIVPDRDYNPASSQDSVTISRDDGKYNRKYDAEPTGPPHGFYYNFDYPVYLLRRAKGGNGDQYEYGGDYGYDSSQFKSQYNSQQSQQQGQFANQGGASQFKQGQFGSQGLGGQGQFSAQGQFGAQGQFGQGQGQFGSQSQYSQFSSQGVKKFDNFFDNNHANYKRTVEEQVASPALKASADLTEARVDAVHDAQVHPKQRAALDAEKVEGH; from the coding sequence GTTGTACCATCAATttatggcgagaatattttctTGGACAATCTCAAGCCAGAAGAAGCCCAGAAATACCTTGCAGCTCATGACTTAACATTGAAATACGCACCGAAAATAGGAGAAGATCCATTGCCTGCGACCCGCTCTCACAACGGTGATTTTATCTACAGGGGTCGGAAAATTTCTAATCCAAGTGATTACGTTGAAGACACATATTTGGCCAATCAATTCCATGGTCAGGATGGTCTTGGCCGCGCTTTGTTCGGCTACTCTGACTGGAATCAAGGTCGCGTTGAAGCCATCAACGGAAATGGACATGTACGAGGAACTTACAAGTACGTCGACCCATATGGCAAGGACTTCGTTGCTAACTACTGGTCTGATGGTTTGGGCTTCCACCACGAAGATAACCGCCCGAAGGTAGTCTTGGAACCGGTCACCGATACTCCAGCTGTACAACATGCTCGTGCTGAACACTTCCGTAAGTGGCACGAGGCTGCCGAACAGGCCAGAGCCAGTCCCGATCCAAACAGTGACTACTATAACCGTGACGCCAATCGGTATGACGAAGATCAAGATAAAATTGATCAAGCTTTAGAAATTATTGGTAGTACTTCTAACCAACACCAAGCTCTTACTAGGTACCCCAACCTTTCCAACCAAAAACCCATTGTTCCAGACCGTGATTATAACCCCGCCTCATCCCAAGATTCCGTCACAATCAGCCGCGATGATGGCAAATACAACCGTAAATACGATGCcgaaccaactggtcctccacatGGTTTCTACTATAATTTCGATTACCCCGTCTATCTCCTTCGTAGAGCAAAGGGTGGAAATGGAGATCAATATGAATATGGTGGTGATTATGGTTATGACAGTTCTCAGTTCAAGAGTCAATATAATAGCCAACAAAGCCAACAACAAGGTCAGTTTGCTAATCAAGGCGGAGCAAGCCAATTCAAACAAGGACAATTTGGCAGTCAAGGACTCGGTGGTCAAGGCCAGTTCAGTGCTCAAGGCCAATTTGGTGCTCAAGGCCAATTCGGTCAAGGTCAAGGACAATTCGGTAGTCAAAGCCAATACAGTCAATTTTCTAGCCAAGGAGTGAAGAAGTTCGACAACTTCTTCGACAATAACCATGCCAATTATAAGAGAACTGTTGAAGAACAAGTAGCGAGTCCTGCCTTGAAAGCTTCGGCCGATCTGACTGAAGCGCGTGTTGATGCCGTTCATGATGCCCAAGTGCATCCCAAACAAAGAGCCGCCCTTGATGCCGAAAAAGTGGAAGGACATTAA